A stretch of Rhizobium sp. TH2 DNA encodes these proteins:
- a CDS encoding L-iditol 2-dehydrogenase, which translates to MKRLDGKSALITGSARGIGRAFAEAYIREGAKVAIADIDIDRASHTASDLGPSAYAIRLDVTDQDSIDAAIVSVEEKTGGLDILVNGAALFDLAPITDITRESYERLFAINVSGTLFMMQAAAKTMIKRGKGGKIINMASQAGRRGEALVAVYCATKAAVISLTQSAGLNLIQHGINVNAIAPGVVDGEHWEHVDALFAKYENRPLGEKKRLVGEAVPFGRMGRPDDLTGMAVFLASSEADYIVAQTYNVDGGNWMS; encoded by the coding sequence ATGAAACGCCTCGACGGCAAATCCGCGCTGATCACGGGATCGGCGCGGGGGATCGGCCGGGCCTTCGCGGAAGCCTATATCCGCGAGGGCGCGAAAGTGGCGATCGCCGATATCGACATCGACCGCGCAAGCCATACAGCCTCCGATCTCGGACCGTCAGCCTATGCGATACGACTTGACGTCACTGACCAGGACTCCATCGATGCCGCGATCGTCTCGGTCGAGGAAAAGACCGGCGGTCTCGATATCCTGGTCAACGGTGCCGCGCTATTCGATCTCGCGCCGATCACCGACATCACGCGGGAGAGCTACGAGAGGCTGTTTGCCATCAACGTATCCGGCACGCTCTTCATGATGCAGGCCGCCGCGAAAACCATGATCAAGCGCGGCAAGGGCGGCAAGATCATCAACATGGCGAGCCAGGCGGGACGCCGGGGCGAGGCTCTGGTCGCCGTCTATTGCGCCACCAAGGCCGCGGTCATCTCACTGACGCAGTCGGCCGGGCTGAACCTGATCCAGCACGGCATCAACGTCAACGCCATCGCGCCCGGCGTGGTGGATGGCGAGCACTGGGAACACGTCGATGCATTGTTTGCGAAATACGAGAACCGCCCGCTCGGCGAAAAGAAACGGCTCGTCGGCGAGGCCGTGCCCTTCGGGCGCATGGGCCGGCCTGACGACCTGACCGGAATGGCGGTCTTCCTCGCCTCGTCCGAAGCCGATTATATCGTCGCCCAGACCTACAATGTCGATGGCGGCAACTGGATGAGTTAG
- a CDS encoding ABC transporter ATP-binding protein: MGNIQLRQVNKSFGATQVIPGIDLTINEGEFVVFVGPSGCGKSTLLRLIAGLEDTTSGTIEIDGRNVTGEAPAKRKLAMVFQSYALYPHMSVRKNIAFPLKMAKMPQDAIDKKVDDAARVLNLTNYLDRRPGQLSGGQRQRVAIGRAIVREPSAFLFDEPLSNLDAALRGNMRLEISELHHQLKTTMIYVTHDQVEAMTMADKIVVLNAGNIEQVGSPMELYHKPDNVFVAGFIGSPKMNLVSGDIAKAYGAATIGVRPEHLGISKTEGTWSGIAGVTEHLGSDTFIHVKTDKAGVITVRASGETDIRFDDKVYLTPDSARVHKFDDRGLAIR; this comes from the coding sequence ATGGGAAATATTCAGCTCAGACAAGTCAACAAGTCCTTCGGTGCGACGCAGGTTATTCCCGGCATCGACCTGACAATCAACGAAGGTGAGTTCGTGGTGTTCGTCGGCCCGTCGGGCTGCGGCAAGTCCACGCTGCTGCGCCTGATTGCGGGGCTCGAGGACACGACATCCGGCACGATCGAGATCGATGGCCGCAATGTCACCGGCGAGGCACCGGCCAAGCGCAAGCTCGCCATGGTGTTCCAGTCCTATGCGCTTTATCCGCATATGAGCGTGCGCAAGAACATTGCCTTTCCCTTGAAGATGGCGAAGATGCCCCAGGACGCAATCGACAAGAAGGTCGATGACGCGGCCCGCGTGCTCAACCTCACCAACTATCTCGACCGCAGGCCCGGCCAGCTCTCCGGCGGCCAGCGCCAGCGTGTCGCGATCGGCCGTGCCATCGTCCGCGAACCCTCGGCCTTTCTGTTCGACGAGCCGCTCTCCAACCTCGACGCTGCGCTGCGCGGCAACATGCGGCTCGAAATCTCGGAACTGCATCACCAGCTCAAGACGACGATGATCTATGTCACTCACGACCAGGTCGAGGCCATGACCATGGCCGACAAGATCGTGGTGCTCAATGCCGGCAATATCGAGCAGGTCGGCTCACCGATGGAACTCTACCACAAGCCGGACAATGTCTTTGTCGCGGGCTTCATCGGCTCGCCGAAGATGAACCTCGTCTCCGGCGACATCGCCAAGGCCTATGGCGCGGCGACGATCGGTGTCCGGCCCGAACATCTCGGCATCTCCAAGACCGAGGGCACCTGGAGCGGCATTGCCGGCGTGACGGAGCATCTCGGCTCCGATACCTTCATCCACGTCAAGACCGACAAGGCGGGCGTCATCACTGTGCGCGCATCTGGCGAGACCGACATCCGCTTCGACGACAAGGTCTATCTGACGCCGGACTCAGCCCGCGTCCACAAGTTCGACGACAGGGGGCTCGCGATCCGATGA
- a CDS encoding carbohydrate ABC transporter permease, protein MARAVSTRRTAAVTVAAWAIALLIFFPILYTIITSFKSEQEAIQGFNLIPSFTMESYYDVQSQYNYFRPFMNSVILALGSTVLALIVAVPAAWSMAFAPTRRTKDILMWMLSTKMMPAVAVLFPIYMIFRDLGLLDSRIGLTIMLMLINLPIVIWMLYTYFREIPGEILEAARMDGASLWGEIYYVLLPMAVPGIASTMLLNIILAWNEAFWTIRLTTTNAAPLTTFITSFSSPQGLFWAKLSAASTLAIAPILIMGWFSQKQLVRGLTFGAVK, encoded by the coding sequence ATGGCACGAGCTGTTTCCACCAGGCGTACCGCAGCCGTCACCGTCGCGGCGTGGGCTATCGCTTTACTGATCTTCTTTCCGATCCTCTACACGATCATAACCAGCTTCAAGTCGGAGCAGGAAGCCATCCAGGGCTTCAACCTGATCCCGTCCTTTACGATGGAGAGCTATTATGACGTCCAGAGTCAGTACAACTACTTCAGGCCGTTCATGAATTCGGTGATCCTAGCGCTCGGCTCCACGGTGCTTGCGCTGATCGTCGCCGTGCCGGCGGCCTGGTCGATGGCCTTTGCGCCGACACGCCGGACCAAGGACATCCTGATGTGGATGCTCTCCACCAAGATGATGCCGGCGGTAGCGGTGCTGTTTCCGATCTACATGATCTTTCGCGACCTTGGCCTGCTCGACAGCCGCATCGGCCTGACCATCATGCTGATGTTGATCAACCTGCCGATCGTGATCTGGATGCTTTACACCTACTTCCGCGAAATTCCGGGCGAGATCCTGGAGGCCGCGCGGATGGACGGTGCTTCGCTCTGGGGTGAGATCTATTACGTGCTGCTGCCGATGGCGGTGCCGGGTATCGCCTCGACCATGCTGCTCAACATCATCCTGGCCTGGAACGAGGCTTTCTGGACGATCCGCCTGACCACGACGAACGCAGCGCCGCTGACGACCTTCATCACCTCGTTCTCGAGCCCGCAGGGTCTGTTCTGGGCGAAACTCAGTGCCGCTTCGACATTGGCGATCGCGCCGATTCTGATCATGGGCTGGTTCAGCCAGAAGCAATTGGTGCGTGGCCTGACATTCGGCGCCGTGAAATAA
- a CDS encoding carbohydrate ABC transporter permease, with protein MATQQTRSLARAMLAPSVGLLLIWMAVPLAITLWFSFQQYNPLSPMRDGFVGFSNYLLFFNNPAFLWSILNTLTIVASVLAITLVGGILLALLLDQPMWGQGIVRILVISPFFVMPPVAALVWKNMIMHAQYGVISDLLRSVGLSPIDWFGRFPLLSVIIIVAWQWLPFATLILLTALQSLDGEQKEAAEMDGANFLNRFVYLTLPHLARAITVVILIQTIFLLSVYAEILVTTNGGPGYASTNLPFLVAQKATLEFKIGQASAGGIIAVILANIVAFFAMRAVGKNLDR; from the coding sequence ATGGCTACGCAACAAACCCGCTCGCTTGCCCGCGCCATGCTGGCGCCGTCCGTCGGGCTGCTGCTGATCTGGATGGCGGTGCCGCTGGCGATCACGCTGTGGTTCTCGTTCCAACAGTACAATCCGCTTAGCCCGATGCGCGATGGCTTTGTCGGCTTCTCCAATTATCTCCTCTTCTTCAACAATCCCGCCTTCCTATGGTCGATCCTCAATACGCTCACGATCGTGGCGAGCGTGCTTGCCATCACTCTCGTCGGCGGCATCCTGCTCGCACTGCTGCTCGACCAGCCGATGTGGGGTCAGGGTATCGTCCGCATTCTCGTGATCTCCCCCTTCTTCGTCATGCCGCCGGTGGCCGCACTCGTGTGGAAGAACATGATCATGCATGCCCAATATGGCGTGATCTCCGATCTCCTGCGCTCCGTCGGCCTCAGCCCCATCGACTGGTTCGGGCGGTTTCCGCTGCTGTCGGTCATCATCATCGTCGCGTGGCAATGGCTGCCGTTTGCGACGCTCATCCTGCTTACCGCGCTGCAATCGCTCGATGGCGAGCAGAAGGAAGCGGCCGAGATGGACGGCGCGAATTTTCTCAACCGTTTCGTTTATTTGACGCTGCCGCATCTCGCCCGTGCCATCACCGTCGTGATCCTCATCCAGACGATCTTCCTGCTCTCGGTCTATGCGGAAATCCTGGTCACGACCAATGGCGGACCCGGCTATGCATCGACCAACCTGCCGTTCCTCGTCGCCCAGAAGGCGACCCTCGAATTCAAGATCGGCCAAGCCTCGGCCGGCGGCATCATCGCAGTCATCCTCGCCAATATCGTCGCCTTCTTCGCGATGCGGGCGGTTGGCAAGAACCTCGACCGATAG
- a CDS encoding sugar ABC transporter substrate-binding protein, with product MNLKTFLLGASTAIAISGMANAETITIATVNNGDMVRMQKLTDDFTKANPDIQLEWVTLEENVLRERVTTDIATKGGQYDVMTIGTYEVPIWAKQSWLLPLDNLGADYDVDDILPAIRGGLSADGKLYAAPFYGESSMVMYRKDLMEKAGLTMPDAPTWEFIADAARKMTNRDEGINGICLRGKAGWGENMAFLTAMSNSFGARWFDESWKPQFDSPEWKTTLDTYVKLMNDAGPQGASSNGFNENLALFQQGKCGMWIDATVAASFVSNPKDSTVADKVGYALAPDNGLGKRGNWLWAWTLAIPAGTQKAASAEKFIAWATSKHYLEIVAAKEGWANVPPGTRTSLYNNPEYQKAAPFAKMTLDSINSADPTKPTVKPVPYVGVQFVAIPEFQGLGTTVGQLFSAALAGQMSTDDALKQAQDAATATMTEGGYIQ from the coding sequence ATGAACTTGAAGACCTTCTTGCTGGGCGCGAGCACAGCAATCGCCATATCAGGCATGGCCAACGCCGAAACCATCACCATCGCGACCGTCAACAATGGCGACATGGTCCGTATGCAGAAGCTGACGGACGATTTCACCAAGGCAAATCCCGACATCCAGCTCGAATGGGTGACGCTTGAGGAAAACGTGCTCCGTGAGCGCGTGACCACCGACATCGCCACCAAGGGTGGCCAGTACGACGTGATGACGATCGGTACTTATGAAGTTCCGATCTGGGCCAAGCAGAGCTGGCTCCTGCCGCTCGACAATCTCGGTGCCGACTATGACGTCGACGACATCCTGCCCGCTATCCGCGGAGGCCTTTCCGCCGACGGCAAGCTTTATGCCGCGCCGTTCTACGGCGAAAGCTCGATGGTCATGTACCGCAAGGACCTCATGGAAAAGGCAGGGCTGACCATGCCTGACGCCCCGACCTGGGAATTCATTGCCGATGCAGCCCGCAAGATGACCAACCGTGACGAAGGCATCAACGGCATCTGCCTGCGCGGCAAGGCCGGCTGGGGCGAGAACATGGCGTTCCTGACCGCCATGTCCAACTCCTTCGGCGCACGCTGGTTCGATGAGAGCTGGAAGCCCCAGTTCGATTCACCGGAATGGAAGACGACGCTCGATACCTATGTCAAGCTGATGAACGATGCCGGTCCGCAGGGCGCTTCGTCCAACGGCTTCAACGAAAATCTCGCACTCTTCCAGCAGGGCAAGTGCGGCATGTGGATCGATGCCACGGTGGCTGCTTCCTTCGTTTCCAACCCGAAGGACTCGACGGTTGCCGACAAGGTCGGCTATGCACTGGCGCCGGATAACGGCCTCGGCAAGCGCGGCAACTGGCTCTGGGCATGGACGCTTGCCATCCCAGCCGGTACGCAGAAGGCCGCTTCGGCCGAGAAGTTCATCGCCTGGGCGACTTCGAAGCACTATCTCGAAATCGTCGCCGCCAAGGAAGGCTGGGCCAATGTTCCTCCGGGCACGCGCACCTCGCTCTACAACAACCCGGAATACCAGAAGGCCGCTCCCTTCGCCAAGATGACGCTCGACAGCATCAACTCCGCCGATCCGACCAAGCCGACTGTCAAGCCGGTCCCCTATGTCGGTGTCCAGTTCGTCGCCATTCCTGAATTCCAGGGCCTTGGCACCACTGTCGGCCAGCTCTTCTCGGCGGCACTTGCCGGCCAGATGAGCACCGACGATGCACTGAAGCAGGCGCAGGATGCCGCCACGGCAACCATGACCGAAGGCGGATATATACAGTAA
- a CDS encoding sugar-binding transcriptional regulator produces MSKRVSRLDDAARAGWLYYVAGNTQDQIATKLGVSRQSAQRLVSLARSEGLVRVQIDHPIANCLELSDALRERFGLKFVDVVPTDPGSDSTITGVAEAASAEMERWLKREEPVLIAVGTGRTLKAAVELLPRMDCRHHRVVSLTGNIAPDGSAAYYNVVFTMSDSVNVRSFPMPLPVIATSRSEREMLHAQAMIKPTLALAARADVTFVGIGDFTEDAPLYVDGFITSAELAALRSAGAAGEIVGWSFDSDGKMIQGITNERVASSPIPPRETSLVIAAAKGHRKFPGISGALRGNLINGLITDEETAEHLLKTA; encoded by the coding sequence ATGAGCAAGAGAGTGAGCCGCCTCGACGACGCAGCCCGTGCGGGCTGGCTCTACTATGTCGCCGGCAATACCCAGGACCAGATCGCCACCAAGCTCGGCGTGTCCAGGCAATCGGCCCAGCGCCTCGTCTCGCTCGCTCGTTCCGAGGGTCTGGTGCGCGTGCAGATCGACCATCCGATCGCCAATTGTCTCGAACTCTCCGACGCCCTGAGGGAGAGGTTCGGGCTGAAATTCGTCGATGTCGTACCGACCGATCCTGGGTCCGATTCCACGATAACCGGCGTCGCCGAGGCGGCGAGCGCCGAGATGGAGCGGTGGCTGAAGCGCGAGGAACCGGTGCTGATCGCGGTCGGAACCGGCCGCACGCTGAAGGCCGCGGTCGAACTCCTGCCGCGCATGGATTGCCGCCACCACAGGGTCGTGTCGCTGACCGGCAATATCGCGCCCGATGGCTCCGCCGCGTATTACAACGTCGTCTTCACCATGTCGGACTCGGTCAATGTCCGCTCCTTCCCGATGCCGCTGCCCGTTATCGCCACCTCGCGCAGCGAGCGGGAAATGCTGCATGCCCAGGCGATGATCAAGCCGACGCTGGCGCTCGCCGCGCGCGCCGATGTCACCTTCGTCGGCATCGGCGATTTCACCGAGGACGCGCCGCTCTATGTCGACGGCTTCATCACATCGGCGGAGCTCGCGGCACTGAGAAGTGCCGGCGCCGCCGGCGAGATCGTCGGCTGGTCGTTCGACAGTGACGGCAAGATGATCCAGGGGATCACCAACGAACGTGTTGCCTCGTCCCCGATCCCGCCGCGCGAGACCTCGCTGGTGATCGCCGCCGCCAAGGGCCATCGCAAGTTCCCCGGCATATCGGGCGCGCTGCGCGGCAACCTGATCAACGGCCTCATCACCGATGAGGAAACCGCCGAGCATCTGCTCAAGACGGCCTGA
- a CDS encoding type 1 glutamine amidotransferase has protein sequence MRILIVENLHKTSLGQVGIALQEAGAEQVWIRPWNAEPLPAASDGFDGMVVLGGEQSAIDDHIHPYLPELARLMKGFGDDDKAVLGICLGSQLLARAHGGTNILGTARQFGWHRVARTEAAAQDPVLTAIDAEFPIFEWHSDTFTLPEGATHLATNPDVANQCFRIGRASYGMQFHFEANRQVVEDWNQGFAETIERMMPGWLADYDKHAATDGVVADAAGLAIARAWVGQIQAA, from the coding sequence ATGCGCATACTCATCGTCGAAAATCTCCATAAGACATCCCTCGGGCAGGTCGGCATTGCCCTCCAAGAGGCCGGCGCCGAACAGGTCTGGATCCGGCCCTGGAATGCCGAGCCGCTTCCCGCCGCGAGCGACGGTTTCGACGGCATGGTGGTGCTAGGCGGCGAGCAGAGCGCCATCGACGACCATATCCATCCCTATCTGCCGGAACTCGCGCGGCTGATGAAAGGCTTCGGCGACGACGACAAGGCGGTGCTCGGCATCTGCCTCGGCAGCCAATTGCTCGCCCGCGCCCATGGCGGTACCAACATCCTGGGCACCGCGCGGCAATTCGGCTGGCATCGCGTGGCCAGGACCGAGGCTGCGGCTCAAGATCCTGTGCTGACGGCGATCGATGCCGAATTCCCGATCTTCGAATGGCACAGCGACACGTTCACGCTGCCGGAAGGCGCCACCCATCTGGCGACCAATCCCGATGTTGCCAACCAGTGTTTCCGGATCGGCCGGGCGTCCTATGGCATGCAATTCCATTTCGAGGCGAACCGCCAGGTGGTCGAAGACTGGAATCAGGGATTCGCCGAGACGATCGAGCGGATGATGCCGGGCTGGCTCGCAGACTATGACAAGCACGCCGCGACCGACGGTGTCGTTGCTGATGCCGCTGGCCTCGCGATCGCCCGCGCATGGGTCGGCCAAATCCAGGCAGCTTGA
- a CDS encoding transglutaminase-like cysteine peptidase, with product MTDMFPKLIVAALAALTFTAAIVPEANAWNLGSRSRHQRAEMAAAPLAFQLFCLKNPSECRKSRRSVVAYTPKIRALLVSVNAQVNRSIRPRRERGDTWSINPAYGDCDDYAMTKRHKLIRAGVPASALKIAVVRTRRGEGHAILIVKTTSGEFALDNIRKSIVRRSRTGYRFEKLV from the coding sequence ATGACTGATATGTTTCCCAAGCTTATCGTCGCGGCTCTCGCGGCTCTGACATTCACCGCGGCAATCGTGCCCGAGGCCAATGCCTGGAACCTCGGCTCCCGCTCGCGCCACCAGCGCGCCGAGATGGCCGCCGCCCCGCTCGCCTTCCAGCTGTTCTGCCTCAAGAACCCCTCGGAATGCCGTAAGTCGCGCCGCTCGGTCGTCGCCTACACACCGAAGATCCGCGCGCTTCTCGTGTCGGTCAATGCCCAGGTCAACCGCTCGATCCGCCCACGCCGCGAGCGTGGCGACACATGGTCGATCAATCCGGCTTACGGCGATTGCGACGACTATGCGATGACCAAGCGCCACAAGCTGATCCGCGCCGGCGTGCCTGCCTCGGCCTTGAAGATCGCCGTCGTCCGCACCCGCCGTGGCGAGGGCCATGCGATCCTGATCGTCAAGACGACGTCTGGCGAATTCGCGCTCGACAATATCCGCAAGTCGATCGTCCGCCGCTCGCGGACCGGCTACCGTTTCGAAAAGCTCGTGTGA
- the recF gene encoding DNA replication/repair protein RecF (All proteins in this family for which functions are known are DNA-binding proteins that assist the filamentation of RecA onto DNA for the initiation of recombination or recombinational repair.) produces MPGKVTIQSITLTAFRNYAEASLGFDGRHVVLTGDNGSGKTNLLEALSFLSPGRGLRRAVYADAAKEGMDRGFSIFTRLDGMDGEVEIGTGINPGEAGTRKVRINGTEVKSSDELLDHLRVLWLTPAMDGLFTGPASDRRRFLDRLVLSLDPAHGRRAADFEKAMKMRNRLLEERRHDGTWLSGIEQQMASLGVAMAMARSEMLGLLTRLGGHGAAAGAFPAAGLALSGFLDDAQDSAAIDLEDRYRGMLEETRYRDQAAGRTLDGPHRTDLLVTHVAKNMDAARCSTGEQKALLTGLILAHARLTANMTGFAPILLLDEIAAHFDQARREALFDLIDDLGGQAFMTGTDSHLFDALGSRAQYFTVSHGDVEIKN; encoded by the coding sequence ATGCCCGGCAAAGTCACCATCCAGAGCATTACACTGACCGCTTTCCGCAACTATGCGGAAGCGTCGCTCGGCTTTGACGGACGTCACGTCGTGCTGACCGGTGACAACGGGTCCGGCAAGACCAACCTGCTGGAGGCGCTGTCGTTCCTGTCGCCCGGCCGTGGACTGCGCCGCGCCGTCTATGCCGATGCGGCCAAGGAAGGCATGGACCGGGGCTTTTCGATCTTCACCCGGCTCGACGGCATGGACGGTGAAGTGGAGATCGGGACCGGCATCAATCCCGGCGAGGCCGGTACCCGCAAGGTCCGCATCAATGGCACCGAGGTGAAGTCCTCCGACGAATTGCTCGATCATTTGCGCGTGCTGTGGCTGACGCCTGCCATGGATGGGCTGTTCACCGGCCCCGCCTCCGACCGGCGGCGCTTCCTCGATCGTCTCGTTCTTTCGCTCGACCCGGCCCACGGGCGCCGGGCGGCGGATTTCGAAAAGGCGATGAAGATGCGCAACCGGCTGCTGGAGGAGCGCCGCCATGACGGAACCTGGCTTTCCGGCATCGAGCAGCAGATGGCCAGCCTCGGCGTTGCCATGGCCATGGCGCGATCGGAAATGCTGGGGCTGCTGACCAGGCTCGGCGGTCACGGTGCGGCAGCGGGTGCCTTTCCGGCTGCCGGCCTCGCGCTGAGTGGTTTCCTCGACGACGCGCAAGATTCCGCCGCGATCGATCTTGAGGACCGATATCGCGGAATGCTGGAGGAGACCCGCTATCGAGACCAGGCGGCGGGGCGCACGCTCGACGGTCCACACCGCACGGACCTGCTGGTCACCCACGTCGCCAAGAACATGGATGCGGCGCGCTGCTCGACCGGCGAGCAGAAGGCTCTGCTGACCGGCCTGATCCTGGCGCATGCACGCCTGACCGCCAACATGACGGGCTTCGCGCCGATATTGCTGCTCGATGAAATTGCAGCCCATTTCGACCAGGCGCGGCGCGAGGCGCTGTTCGACCTGATAGACGATCTCGGCGGCCAGGCCTTCATGACCGGCACCGACAGCCATCTTTTCGACGCGCTCGGCAGCCGCGCGCAGTATTTTACTGTCTCGCATGGGGACGTCGAAATCAAAAATTAG
- a CDS encoding FecR family protein, whose translation MSGIKTFYIGTGLTRRQTLGLAGALAISPAFPSFASDEIGKVLDAKGEVMRTQNDIEAAIRTGAALANNDLVATGAKSFASMTLGSDTKILMGENTEVLLDSFLAEQGGVLELVSGDMVFDRPEGTPKIDLTIRTTFGQIGVRGTKFFTGKSRGNFAVFVEHGLVEVKSGQTLRKVAAGEGVDIATDAKTRSLFGGDMSETKKWGKGRIEEAYKAVGLM comes from the coding sequence ATGAGCGGCATCAAGACATTTTATATCGGCACAGGTCTCACCCGCAGGCAGACGCTCGGCCTTGCCGGGGCGCTGGCTATTTCCCCTGCCTTCCCGTCATTCGCCTCCGACGAGATCGGCAAGGTGCTCGATGCCAAGGGCGAGGTGATGAGAACCCAGAACGACATCGAGGCCGCCATCCGCACCGGTGCAGCGCTGGCCAACAACGATCTCGTGGCCACCGGCGCCAAGAGCTTTGCGTCCATGACGCTCGGTTCCGACACCAAGATCCTGATGGGCGAGAACACGGAAGTGCTGCTCGACAGCTTCCTCGCCGAACAGGGCGGCGTGCTTGAGCTCGTGTCCGGCGACATGGTTTTCGACCGGCCCGAAGGCACGCCCAAGATCGACCTGACGATCCGCACCACATTCGGCCAGATCGGCGTGCGCGGCACCAAGTTCTTCACCGGCAAGAGCCGCGGCAATTTCGCGGTTTTCGTCGAGCACGGCCTAGTCGAGGTCAAGAGCGGCCAGACGCTGCGCAAGGTTGCCGCCGGCGAAGGCGTCGATATCGCGACCGATGCCAAGACCCGCTCGCTTTTCGGTGGCGACATGTCCGAAACAAAGAAATGGGGCAAGGGCCGCATCGAGGAAGCCTACAAGGCCGTCGGCCTGATGTAA
- a CDS encoding proline racemase family protein, with the protein MRWKRTIQLVDVHCEGEIGRVATGGVPNIPGKTIAEQLNHINTVDDSLRRFLCLEPRSGPLGSANLLVPPRREGADAGFIILQADQAHAMSGSNAICVTTALLETGMVEMKEPETIVMLDTASGLVKATATCRDGRCESVTLTMPPSFVHQLDLEVTIDGLGTIKLDICYGGIFYALVDASAIGTSISKANARTLVEAGMKIKAELNRSLEVVHPEIPEIRGISYVMFRGEEPDGAVRTCTTMWPGRIDRSPCGTGSSANLATLHARGKAKVGDVLTSRSTIGTEFKVTLSGVTEIAGRPAIIPTITGRAWTFGLTQMALDPFDPTAEGFAVTDVWGPEAGEIR; encoded by the coding sequence ATGAGATGGAAGCGGACGATCCAGCTGGTGGATGTGCATTGCGAGGGCGAGATCGGTCGTGTCGCCACCGGCGGCGTGCCCAACATTCCCGGCAAGACGATTGCGGAGCAATTGAACCACATCAACACGGTGGACGATTCTCTCCGCCGCTTCCTGTGCCTTGAGCCGCGCTCCGGCCCGCTCGGATCTGCCAACCTGCTGGTGCCGCCCCGGCGCGAGGGCGCGGATGCCGGCTTCATCATCCTTCAGGCCGACCAGGCGCATGCGATGTCGGGTTCCAATGCCATCTGCGTCACGACCGCGCTGCTCGAAACCGGCATGGTCGAGATGAAGGAACCCGAAACCATCGTCATGCTCGATACCGCGTCTGGCCTGGTCAAGGCGACGGCTACCTGCCGCGACGGACGCTGCGAAAGCGTGACACTGACCATGCCGCCCTCCTTCGTCCATCAACTCGATCTCGAAGTGACGATCGATGGCCTCGGCACGATCAAGCTGGATATCTGCTACGGCGGCATCTTCTACGCACTGGTCGATGCCTCCGCTATCGGCACATCAATCAGCAAGGCCAATGCCCGCACACTGGTCGAGGCCGGCATGAAGATCAAGGCGGAACTCAACCGCAGCCTTGAGGTCGTGCATCCGGAGATCCCCGAAATCAGGGGCATATCCTATGTCATGTTCCGTGGTGAAGAGCCGGATGGCGCGGTTCGCACCTGCACCACGATGTGGCCCGGCCGTATCGATCGCTCGCCCTGCGGCACGGGCAGCTCCGCCAACCTCGCAACGCTCCATGCGCGCGGCAAGGCCAAGGTCGGCGACGTGCTGACCTCGCGCTCCACGATCGGCACGGAGTTCAAGGTCACGCTCAGCGGCGTCACCGAGATCGCGGGCCGGCCGGCGATCATTCCCACCATTACCGGCCGCGCCTGGACCTTCGGCCTGACGCAGATGGCCCTCGATCCTTTCGATCCCACCGCCGAGGGCTTCGCCGTGACCGACGTCTGGGGTCCGGAGGCTGGGGAAATTCGCTAG